A window of Mastomys coucha isolate ucsf_1 unplaced genomic scaffold, UCSF_Mcou_1 pScaffold1, whole genome shotgun sequence genomic DNA:
CTTGAGGTGAGCAGGCGACTGAAGGGTGCTGTTGTTCAGGTCACTGCTCGGCCGTGACCGCTGACACAAGTTCCCACTGGACAGTGACTCACCACCTTCCAACTGTGAGAAGAGAGATCACCCAGACTTGAAAACAGGAAAGTGTATGAACAAAATGGTTTGAAGCTATATGAGGAACAATCAAAACTAAAGAGACTTCAACCCggcaagaaaggagggaggggccgCGCATCAGGCCGTTCCCACTAGCACTTGAAATCTGCTGCTGTGCGCAATTCCTCACTTTAGTCAAAACGTCCAGTAACAGCCACACTCCACTCACTGCATGGTAACTGCACAGCAGATGTGCTCCATGGTGTTCTACACACGCTACTTGTTTAACCATTGCCACAAACATGGGATGCATTAACCTGCATTTCCAGGTGGAAAAACCAAGGTCAAAGACACCACTGGGATTCAAGCAGGATGAAATCTAAAACCTTACACACACgggtgtgtatatacatgcatatgtatgtatgttcacacaGGAGCTACTAAGTATAGTTTATAATGggaactaaaattaaaatgtttcatttgcttttctacACGTACAAAACACACTTCATTTTGTTGGCTCTGATTAGAAAAGGACCACCCTTAGCCCTGACCATGGTAAGCTGGGGGTGACACACAACCTCTCTGCAGTCTCAAGCTGGTACTGCCGTGAAGCTCCGAGCCAACCCCTGGCATTGCAGTGGGATTCGGGATGGCACTGCTCACTAGAGCAGCAGGGTGCGCAGTGACCCATTAGCAGCTATTCTATGGCAGGGTCGAGGATTAACATATTAAACCTTTTCAATGACCCCAAGAGCTGAGTATTATTGTCCACATTTTAAAGACAGGAAAACTGAGGCTCCAAGAATGAAGTGCATAGCTGATGGCTCTGGTGGGGACAGTGAACCTGACCTCCCCAGTCACAGTAGCTTCAATGGTTTACTTCCAATGTAATTCATATTTGATTTTAATATATGCCTGGACTTTGTATTTGAATTAATAAGAAATTAAAGTGCCCAGAGGTCATTTAAGTCCAAGTAGGCCAGTCAGAAGAGGCTAGAAATCACTATTTGAGCATTCCCTCCGAGTCTCTTGTCTAGGTCTCCCTGACGCGCCACACCATTCAGCTGTCAGCCCTTCAAGATCTCTCCCCTGGCCCCCACAGCAGCTCTTCCGCCTTCTCAGCAGGTTTGTCGAGAGGGTCGAGTGAATTACCAGTTGTGTCATCCTTAGAATAGTTCTCAGCATGTATCTGATGATGTACACTCCTCTGATAACAACCCCCAAACCTTAACCAAACCCTTCCTCCAAATCCAAGTCTTTATATCCAATAGCCCACAGGAATCTCCTCCCGCCAGCCTGCACTGGGCTTCTTATCTGCCCCTAAGCAGCACAGGCCCTTCTGACAGGCCACCTTACACAGGCAGGCATCTGTGAGAAATCAGGGCTTCCCCACTTCCCATGGTCACCAAGTGCCATGAGCTGTATGTGTTCATGCCACATGCACCTCCTGGGTGAACTTCGCTCTCCCACCATCTCAGATTATCTGCAGCACACCCCATAGCGCACAGTGGGGCTGCTGCTTAGCTCTGCCCCAAGGCTTGGATGGGAAGACTGTTCGGCCTTTCCCTCAGGCTTGTTAGCATAGTTTCTGATAGAAGGCAGGTTCAATACGTTTCAATGGAAATGTATGATTTTGTTCATGGTTACTATTTAATTATGAATAATTATAgcctttttaaaagaacatctcTCACAGATGTCTAATCTTCAACTTTCAATGCTCTGGCATAAAATGACCAATATTCTGAAATTCCTATTTCAATTTATCCCTCTATAGCTGCTTTCCCAAAGGATCATTTACTTGTATGGCTCACCCCTTTCATATAGTtatttctgcatctgtctccttACCATGGCCCTCTACTGGCCCTGAGAATTCCAGTTAGGTGCACGAAAGCCACTTGACACAAGGCCGAAAGCATGCAGCATCTTTCCCTGGGGTCTCACTTATCTACATGGTTTCAGCTTCACGTGCTCTTTCTGCCTTACTGTCTTGTTTCTGTACATTTATGATAACCATACTGCCTTTGGCTGAGCAGTGTACACCATATAATTCTGAGGACACCAGGCTCAAAGTCAAGACTGTGGGTGGAGCTGCTTGGCCCTAATGAGATCAGTAAACAACTTAGCCCCTGATTTCTGATCTCTAAGAAAACTATTAGGATCTTTGTGTTATTTTTGGTCCtacaaagaaatgaatatatctttatccatttaattcaaaattaatatatattaatttaaaaagacaaaaacccacTTACCTCAGGTGGTTTTCTACCTAGAAGAATATAAGTAGCCATAACTTCATCGTATTTCTGACTTACTAAGGNNNNNNNNNNNNNNNNNNNNNNNNNNNNNNNNNNNNNNNNNNNNNNNNNNNNNNNNNNNNNNNNNNNNNNNNNNNNNNNNNNNNNNNNNNNNNNNNNNNNNNNNNNNNNNNNNNNNNNNNNNNNNNNNNNNNNNNNNNNNNNNNNNNNNNNNNNNNNNNNNNNNNNNNNNNNNNNNNNNNNNNNNNNNNNNNNNNNNNNNNNNNNNNNNNNNNNNNNNNNNNNNNNNNNNNNNNNNNNNNNNNNNNNNNNNNNNNNNNNNNNNNNNNNNNNNNNNNNNNNNNNNNNNNNNNNNNNNNNNNNNNNNNNNNNNNNNNNNNNNNNNNNNNNNNNNNNNNNNNNNNNNNNNNNNNNNNNNNNNNNNNNNNNNNNNNNNNNNNNNNNNNNNNNNNNNNNNNNNNNNNNNNNNNNNNNNNNNNNNNNNNNNNNNNNNNNNNNNNNNNNNNNNNNNNNNNNNNNNNNNNNNNNNNNNNNNNNNNNNNNNNNNNNNNNNNNNNNNNNNNNNNNNNNNNNNNNNNNNNNNNNNNNNNNNNNNNNNNNNNNNNNNNNNNNNNNNNNNNNNNNNNNNNNNNNNNNNNNNNNNNNNNNNNNNNNNNNNNNNNNNNNNNNNNNNNNNNNNNNNNNNNNNNNNNNNNNNNNNNNNNNNNNNNNNNNNNNNNNNNNNNNNNNNNNNNNNNNNNNNNNNNNNNNNNNNNNNNNNNNNNNNNNNNNNNNNNNNNNNNNNNNNNNNNNNNNNNNNNNNNNNNNNNNNNNNNNNNNNNNNNNNNNNNNNNNNNNNNNNNNNNNNNNNNNNNNNNNNNNNNNNNNNNNNNNNNNNNNNNNNNNNNNNNNNNNNNNNNNNNNNNNNNNNNNNNNNNNNNNNNNNNNNNNNNNNNNNNNNNNNNNNNNNNNNNNNNNNNNNNNNNNNNNNNNNNNNNNNNNNNNNNNNNNNNNNNNNNNNNNNNNNNNNNNNNNNNNNNNNNNNNNNNNNNNNNNNNNNNNNNNNNNNNNNNNNNNNNNNNNNNNNNNNNNNNNNNNNNNNNNNNNNNNNNNNNNNNNNNNNNNNNNNNNNNNNNNNNNNNNNNNNNNNNNNNNNNNNNNNNNNNNNNNNNNNNNNNNNNNNNNNNNNNNNNNNGAAATAAACTCTCGGTCATGTCTGGTGAATTACAACATTCAGCCCACGCCTCCAATGTGAAGTGTACTGGGTCACGCAACAAGAACCATGTGACAGTTTCAAATAAACTTACTCTGTGCACCTTAATTAATGGTCCAACAGGAGGCATGGGTCTCCAGTCACCCATAATCTTATCACAACTCTAATTATCCACTGCTCTCCAAAGGCAATGCCTAAACAGTCCTCCTTTACACTGCTTCAAAAGGACTGTTTCCAAACCGCAAAGTTTTAACATGAGAATCCGACTTTaacttttgctttgtgtgtgtgtgtgtgtgtgtgtgtgtgtgtgtgtgtgtgtgtgtgtgagataaacaaaaaaaatattttttctggtcatgtatttatttaaaatcccACTCCTCAGAAAGAGGAGATCTTGGGATGGCAATCTAGGCTGGTCTGTCCAGGTAACTGAAGAATATAGGAAAGGATGGTGGTAAAAATTAAATTCTAGAATCAGAAATCAGGTAGCCATCGAAGTGAAAACAGGTATTGGTGTGAATAATCCCAATCAAATAACCTGATGCTGTGAACATCAGCCCTGGGCTGTTAAAGACAGCCTGTGGGGCAGGCCACAGAGTGAGAGACAAAGCCACAGGCAGGTAAGGAGGTAGTACCTGGAATGTGTAAAGAAGACCTATAACAAGTATGCTGCAAACTACACCCTGAAACTTTTACTGCTGGCTAAAAAGCTATGTTATACATAAAGGAGTGTAGCGAAATAgccgtttaaaaaaaaaacagtttacagatcccccaacacacacacacaatgtaaagcTCACTAGCTGTAACTGgtacagaggctggagagatagttaaGAGCCCTAGCTGGTCTTCTGGATGAATTcttttgattcccagtacccacaagtggcttacaactgtctatgaCTCCAGCTGAGGGGATGCAGTGCTGGCTGCCGGGGGCACCAGGCaagcacatgatgcacagacatccatgcaggcaaaacagtcacacacataaaagtaaaattttaaaaaattacaagaaataaaaatgaagttgcaGCTGCATCTGCTGCCATCTGGACCTTGCCATCTGGGTCCTGGTCTCACAGGGCACTTTGGAGAGCAGATAGGTGTGTGCATAAGCTGAGGCAGCCTGGCCTCAGCCACTGTCCTAGCCTCCTGTGGTGGTCTGGATAGATGTGACCtccatagactcacatgtttgaatgcctgtccacagggagtggcactgttaggagtgTGTCACTTTGGAGAAGGGCTCTCCTCAGCCTACATCTACAGTGAGACTGTCCCCTTCTACCaccttcagatcaaaatgtagaactctcactcAGCTCTGTCTCCAGCAGCATGTTTCCCTGGACACTGCCATTCTTCCaccatgacaatggactgaacctctgaaactgtaagccagccccgattaaatgctttcctttagaagtgttgccatggtcatggtgtttcttcacagtgaTCAGACCCAAACTTAGACTCCTAAACCCCGCTGTGTGCAGCTGTGACCCTGCACCCCTTGGCTGTGGGCATCAACAAGGGCCACAAAGTGACAAAGCCTGGGAGGGGCTGAACAACTTGCTACTCAGTTGCTGAGGCCAGCCTCCATCCTTATCTCCTCAGTAGCTTGGTTTACTGACCTAAACCACGAGGTTTGGATCATTTTCACCCTTTCAATGTCaagaatgaaagaataaacaTCTGGCTAGCTCTTCTAGTCAACACTCAAGTCAGTATATTAGTCACCTTTGAGGGAAGCAGTTATCTTTATTAGGATCCCAAGGAGATGGGTGCGCACTGTCTCCCAGGCGACTCTGTCCCTTCTACTCTGCCCTGTGAAGTGCTGCTTCACCTCTGGGAATGTTACCGACAGGCAGCTGACAGGTGGGTCCCACCTACACCTCCAGCCTCTTCCAGCATTGGCacacatccacaaacacacatatacatgatttaaagtaaatcttaaaaacgGAGGTGGGGGGCATCTCAGAGCAGGAACGGGAGCTGGTGACGTTCTACTGGAGTTCCAGCCCTTCAGAACTGAGGAGTCGTGGTTTCCCACTCTGAGAGACCACACACTTTTCTGTGAATGGTTGGAAGAAAGCTGAGAGGAGTGGGGCTCAGCCCACTGCAGACCGCAACATGAGCGTGCCTTTTCTCCCCAGACGAGAACCACAAAACACCTTAGCTAAAGCTAATCACGCGTGAGAGCGTCTCCAAGTTCCCTGTGCTCCTGATGCAGGTAAGAATGAGTACTGagcctctgagattctcttagTATAGACCAAGATATTCTTAAAGACAGAtgaaggggctgaagggatgTCTTAGATTAAAAGCACTTTTctaaggttcaattcccagacccaCAAGGAGACTCTAGTTCTAGGGATTTatcatcctcttctggcctctgagaataCTGCATGTACGTAACTCACATACATACGGGCAAACACTAACAcacattcaaaaacaaacaagcaccccAAACTTTAAATACCAAAGAAAACCCAGATTGGAAAATGCTTAAGATCATAAGTTTTCATAATTACATTGTAAGGAAGGACCTGGGTCCTATGAACCTCTGCTGGTCTCTACTGGTTCTGTAACACAGGCCATGTAAACCGGTGCTGTatagggctgctgagatggctcagagggtaagagcaccgattgctcttccaaaggtcatgggttcaaatcccagcaaccacatggtggctcacaaccacccgtaatgagatctgatgccctcttctggtgtgtctgaagacagctacagtctacttataataaataaataataaattaaaagcaaaaaatggTGCTGTATAGATGGCGTAGGCCACAGCCGTGCTAAGTGGACAGTGCCTGCCCCATATGCTGTATAGACGGTGTGGGCCACAGCCGTGCTAAGTGGACAGTGCCTGCCCCATATGCTGTATAGACGGTGTGGGCCACAGCCATGCTAAGTGGACAGTGCCTGACCCATATGCTGTATAGACGGTGTGGGCCACAGCCGTGCTAAGTGGACAGCGCCTGCCCCATATGCTGTATAGACGGTGTGGGCCACAGCCGTGCTAAGTGGACAGCGCCTGCCCCATATGCTCTACTCACGTATCTGTGAATTTCTGTACTCAAGTTTCTATTTGGTTTCACATTCTTTCAGATAGTGAAGAATTAACTGGGTTAGAATTTTCAGTCAATATCAACCTTCTGGTTAGCCTTAAACCAAcataaaggttttttgttttggaccACGTAGTTTCTGACAAAGACTAGGTTTATCCTCTTCAAAAGTTAATTTTGTCTCCGCTGTTAACAAATcaccaaagaaacaagaagaaataagcCCTTGGAGAGCCCTGGCTGCAGCATCTAGACTGCGCTCTGAGAGTGCACCTACAACACCGAGCGCTCACCTCCAGGCTGCCTCTCTTTATGGGATTCAGCACTAACAGTTTCTTCAGGAGATTCTCACAGTCCGTGGACATGTAGAAGGGAATGCGGTACTTCCCTCGAAGGACTCGCTCCCgaagttcctttgtcaaagaaggAAAGTATGTGTTAAGTAGCAGTTGACATTACAGCTCCTGTGGAAAAGGGCGTCGGCGTCAAATGGGCATATACCTTTAGATTCTGGCCGTCAAAGGGCAGCGAGCCACTGACCAGCGTGTAGAGAATGACGCCCAGACTCCACACATCCACTTCCGGCCCGTCGTACTTCTTGCCTTGGAAAAGCTCGGGGGCAGCATAAGGCGGGCTTCCACAGAATGTGTCCAACTTGTTCCCCACTGTGAATTCATTGCTAAAACCAAAGTCAGCAATTTTAATATTCATATCAGCATCAAGGAGAAGGTTTTCAGCCtaagaggaaaataataaaaaggacaaTGTAAAAAGCGGACACAAAATAAAAACGCTATACCTGTTTCAGATTCTAAGCTCTCTTGTACATGCCTcaccttttaaaatgtaacattaaATTTTGCAGTGCATGACTGTCCAAACAACATCTGTGGAAGTCTGAATTTTGACACTCAAAAAGGAAAGGTCATAGGAGCTATaaacacacccctccccccaagttcATCTTAAATGTCTTTAACTTTATGGTAAGAGGCATCTTGGAGCTGCACTTTAAGAGAACCTAGTCTCAGGAACACAGAGTGACATCACTGCCTCAGACCTAAGGCAGTTAGCCAGGGCAGCCCCACTGAGTGCCCGAGGGCTCCCCGGCTCCTTTACTCAGCCCCCCTATATCCTCTCTTTATAGAACGCTTCCTCGACGAAGTACTGTTTAGTGAAAGGAAACAACTGGAAGAGTTTGGCTCCCACAGACTTCATGTTCAGCAAGGCTTGCTGTTCTAAAAGTAGAGTCCTGTCTAGAGTCGCGTTCTGTAGGAAGCGAAGACTCTGCTCCCGGGTGTGAGAGGCTCTTCCTAAAATTCTAAAACAATCACCCAAAGATAAAAACGGAATTGTCTTCTGTAGACACCTAATGACCTCTCGCTTGGTGCACGCTTCTTTTCAAAGTCTAATTCAACTGGTGAATAGCAAATAGACCAATAAAGCTCCAGGTTGGCTTGTGCTCGGCCAGAGGCCACGGAGGAGGAGGACTGATGGAGATGAAATCAGAGGACTCTGTGCTTCACTGGAGGGCCTGTCATGTCTCCCCCCTCCAAGCCTCcgctctttccttttccctttctggtGTTCTAGCTTTTCTCACACTTGTCTAACTACAACAGTGGTGGCTAGTGTTAGCTGTCAACTTGTTAGAGTTATGAGTCACTTGGGGAGGCTTGAGGGGACACTGGCCCAggccatgcacatacatataatctCAGTCTGGGGACCTAAGGCAGGAGactgcaagttccaggtcaggctGGCTAGccacacagtaagatcctgtctcaaaaatcccaaacccaaacccaagccAAAGCCTCCTAACCCTTAACCCCTAGCCACCCGACCTCCTAACCACCCGACCCCCTAACCACCTGNNNNNNNNNNNNNNNNNNNNNNNNNNNNNNNNNNNNNNNNNNNNNNNNNNNNNNNNNNNNNNNNNNNNNNNNNNNNNNNNNNNNNNNNNNNNNNNNNNNNNNNNNNNNNNNNNNNNNNNNNNNNNNNNNNNNNNNNNNNNNNNNNNNNNNNNNNNNNNNNNNNNNNNNNNNNNNNNNNNNNNNNNNNNNNNNNNNNNNNNNNNNNNNNNNNNNNNNNNNNNNNNNNNNNNNNNNNNNNNNNNNNNNNNNNNNNNNNNNNNNNNNNNNNNNNNNNNNNNNNNNNNNNNNNNNNNNNNNNNNNNNNNNNNNNNNNNNNNNNNNNNNNNNNNNNNNNNNNNNNNNNNNNNNNNNNNNNNNNNNNNNNNNNNNNNNNNNNNNNNNNNNNNNNNNNNNNNNNNNNNNNNNNNNNNNNNNNNNNNNNNNNNNNNNNNNNNNNNNNNNNNNNNNNNNNNNNNNNNNNNNNNNNNNNNNNNNNNNNNNNNNNNNNNNNNNNNNNNNNNNNNNNNNNNNNNNNNNNNNNNNNNNNNNNNNNNNNNNNNNNNNNNNNNNNNNNNNNNNNNNNNNNNNNNNNNNNNNNNNNNNNNNNNNNNNNNNNNNNNNNNNNNNNNNNNNNNNNNNNNNNNNNNNNNNNNNNNNNNNNNNNNNNNNNNNNNNNNNNNNNNNNNNNNNNNNNNNNNNNNNNNNNNNNNNNNNNNNNNNNNNNNNNNNNNNNNNNNNNNNNNNNNNNNNNNNNNNNNNNNNNNNNNNNNNNNNNNNNNNNNNNNNNNNNNNNNNNNNNNNNNNNNNNNNNNNNNNNNNNNNNNNNNNNNNNNNNNNNNNNNNNNNNNNNNNNNNNNACCACCCAACCCCctgccaaaaaggaaaaaaaaatagaaaagaaggaaagaaagagaaaccaacaaataaaagtGGAAACACATACGATGAAAATGAGTATGTGGAGTCTGGGAGAGTCACATTAAATCAGCACTTACTGACTGAGCAACAACACAGGCCTTCCTGATAGAAGGGCCCAAGTCTCCTTGGCCATCTGTAGTAGGGTGGACATACCTAGTTCCTCCAGAAGCTTCTAAAACAGTGGGTCTTAACCAgcagccctttaatacacttcctcatgctgtggggaccccccaaccataaacttattttcattgcaacttcataactgtgattttgttaCTCTGTGAATCCTAACATAAATATGcaatgtgcaggatatctgacatgtgaccctGGGGAAGGGTCAtctgacctccaaaggggtcagAACTGCTAGTCTAGATAGAAATCTAAGTAACCACATTGCCTCCAAAGAGACCAGTATATAATGTTGAGGTCCAGGGATATATGGGAACTATCTCTCCCCTGGACTGGACTGAACACACAGTTGTTGAACATGATTTTTGAGCTATATAAATCAAACAATGGAAAATGGTAACCAGCCATCCTTTTTGTTGTAGAAATGATTTCCCCCTAAACCTTCCAAGAGAAGAACTGCTATACAAACATCTGGAGCAGGGGGTACACAGGCCAGAAGAATGGAACCAGAATACAGAATTAGATTTCTGACCACTGTGTAAGGCAGTACATTTAAACAAAATCCAAGTTTGATGCCAATTGATAAAAGCAATAAgaatagttaaaaagaaaagtagaagtaAGATGTTGGAGAATGAAGatgacaggaaaaaacaaaagagacagaACAGAAACACTTAAGCCCAAGCTCTTGAAGTTTGTTTGACGAGAACCATTTCTACCATACATATTATTCTCATCTCAAACATTTacttgctattgctgtgataaacaccatggacAGAAACAGCTTTTAGCTTCCACATTCCTAGTCACAGCTCAGAGTCAGGGAGGAACTCAAATCaggagcctggaagcaggagctgcagCAGAGGGCGTGCAGCATGCTGCTCACCCCCTTGCTCCTCGGGGCTCACTCAGTTGCTTTTTTATGCCATCTAGAACCACCTGGCCAGGAGTGCCACTGCCCAGTGGGCTAGGACCTCCCATATCAATGATTCATCAGGAAAATGACCCACAGGCTTGCTTACAAGCCAGcctgatgaaggcattttctcacttgagggcCACTCTTGCCAAAAGATTCTAGCTTCTGTCATGTTGACAATGACCTAACCAACACATCAACACATTAAACCCTCTTCTTATTTTGAACTTTGGTGCTAAGAACGAACTCTGGTTCTTACACACGGCAAGCACATATTTGTGCCCTGTGCTTTGACATTACTTCTGTCTAGATGGGACCTTGATCATTTTTCTGTGAGGATAGAATTCTCTATTTATCTACTTAAACTATGGCGTGAACAGGCAGTCCAGtcctctgactctgactctgaaaCCTCCATGCCACATTCTCATGTGCTTGCTGGATACGGTGACCTTTATAAGCTATGGTGGCAATTCACCAACAACCACTCTATCCTGGGCCACTGAGTCAGGATAGGGTAATCGAAGAAGCAGCCCTAACTATGAcacattttaagtgtgtgtataaCAACATGGCGTATGCacctgtgtggaggccagaggagaacatCCTGCATCCTGCTGTCTCATCTCTGCTTCATTCCCTCAAGACAGAATCAGTCACTGAACCTGACATGGCTGTTTCAGTGAGGCAGGCCAGCCAGTGAGCTCTCCTGGGCATGCACAGTCCTACCAGGTTTTTACTAAGGGGATTTGAACACAGgccttcatgtttgcacagcaagtgccCTTATTCATCAagccttctccccaacccccttattattacattttaattttaaaagcacagcTTACCTTAAGATCACGATGAACAATGCATTTTTGATGGCAATACTGTACAGCAGATAcaatctaaaagaaatatttggataaaaagtcaaaattattttgattaaatacttaattttaatatttatcattttcaatTTGGATAAAGTACTAACTTTGATTTTAAAGATAATAGCTATTTCATGATTCCCTTAATTTAGAAAACTATgcatattaaagaaagaaaacatttaaatacaggAAGTAATATTCTTTTGGGAAAACATACTACCATTTTTTGGTCAACATCTATGGAAATTGTTTATACAAGTTAAATTTCTCTGATCATATGAGTCAAAGTATATCATTTGTAGTTTAGAACAAGGGTTCACTACAATGTTGGCACATGTAAACTAGCATTCAAGATGGCTGACTGGAGTTAATGCAGAGTGGTCTGGGACTACATCGCATTTACTCAAGGCATATTCCCTTAACTTATCCAGAACTAATCAGTCAAGTGTTTGACAACATCTCAGATTTTCTGctcaaatataaagaaataggg
This region includes:
- the LOC116068390 gene encoding serine/threonine-protein kinase MARK1-like, yielding MHFLGYLKRISISNKLLQILNSTCNSFPISVLICDLYKQQKMVDQVILEKKSQNLALCILLTIISVYLLSALPFDAGEVFDYLVAHGRMKEKEARAKFRQIVSAVQYCHQKCIVHRDLKAENLLLDADMNIKIADFGFSNEFTVGNKLDTFCGSPPYAAPELFQGKKYDGPEVDVWSLGVILYTLVSGSLPFDGQNLKELRERVLRGKYRIPFYMSTDCENLLKKLLVLNPIKRGSLEVSARCCRCTLRAQSRCCSQGSPRAYFFLFLW